A section of the Nitrospinota bacterium genome encodes:
- a CDS encoding M23 family metallopeptidase: protein MAIPAYLQDKRLSSKKRFPVKILFNIIFIFSLGLNIYFIGFQQGSDVDLRSENEVSVASAIDGVSNDIETDRVQVESVQDLPAKIAQRKTEDTEIQADSDNLTPPPDQNGQGGPETVSSTPASYVVSQTSAEQNIHVLRLKIRNSLTYSVCQAMTKEDGCETMSAYMSRLLSWFVDVNKGLRNGDSIDVIYEMVPDKNLFRILKLAYNSQLSQKLFEANYFSRGNNGLGSYYDSAGIEIAKSIVDQYAPVRNYQEITSLPGDFRKGPVGHVGTDFKTEVGTDVYSSFEGRVTRTNWNVRANGYCVELDHPLEGVKTLYLHLSRVLVKAGQFVKQGDKIAETGNTGRTFAPHLHYEIKSRGQKKIVYNPFNFKHIKSYFKEVPRGEWESFQKTVSQYNSILPQG, encoded by the coding sequence ATGGCAATCCCTGCTTACTTACAAGACAAACGTCTGTCCTCAAAAAAGCGATTCCCCGTGAAAATTCTGTTTAATATTATTTTTATTTTTTCTTTGGGGTTGAATATTTACTTCATCGGCTTTCAGCAGGGTTCTGACGTGGATCTACGGTCTGAAAATGAGGTGTCCGTGGCCTCAGCGATTGATGGGGTATCGAATGATATAGAAACCGACCGGGTTCAGGTTGAATCGGTTCAGGACCTCCCAGCTAAGATTGCACAGAGAAAGACAGAAGACACTGAGATACAGGCGGATTCCGACAACTTGACCCCACCTCCTGATCAAAACGGTCAAGGGGGGCCGGAAACGGTATCCAGCACTCCGGCTTCGTATGTGGTTTCGCAAACCTCGGCCGAACAAAATATCCATGTCTTGCGGTTAAAAATTCGCAATTCGTTGACCTATAGCGTTTGCCAGGCGATGACCAAAGAGGACGGGTGTGAAACCATGTCCGCTTATATGAGTCGATTGCTCTCCTGGTTTGTCGATGTCAACAAGGGCCTGCGCAATGGCGATTCTATCGATGTGATTTATGAGATGGTTCCAGATAAAAACCTGTTTCGCATTTTAAAGCTGGCCTATAACAGCCAGTTGTCCCAAAAACTGTTCGAAGCCAACTATTTCAGCAGAGGCAACAATGGATTGGGTTCTTATTATGACTCGGCGGGGATAGAGATTGCCAAGAGTATCGTTGATCAATACGCTCCGGTCAGAAATTATCAGGAAATCACTTCTCTTCCAGGAGATTTCCGCAAGGGCCCTGTGGGCCATGTAGGCACCGATTTTAAAACAGAGGTGGGAACCGACGTTTATTCGAGTTTCGAGGGGAGAGTGACCCGAACCAACTGGAATGTCAGGGCCAATGGGTATTGCGTGGAGTTGGACCATCCCCTGGAAGGGGTGAAAACCCTTTACCTGCACCTGAGCCGGGTTTTGGTCAAGGCGGGTCAGTTTGTCAAACAGGGCGATAAAATTGCTGAAACGGGAAATACCGGCAGGACCTTTGCGCCGCATCTGCATTACGAAATTAAAAGTCGCGGGCAGAAAAAAATTGTATATAATCCATTTAATTTTAAACACATCAAATCTTATTTTAAAGAGGTCCCCCGCGGGGAATGGGAAAGCTTTCAAAAAACGGTGAGTCAGTACAATTCGATTCTGCCGCAGGGTTGA
- a CDS encoding radical SAM protein, with product MELFKPDNIYIEDGAENFLLTRDILSRFPQIPVHRINDSRSVTEEIKKTSSDIFGKGKKQLVLSRFKGSFLKKCPGISPGMVCCNYYVVNLMKNCVYDCSYCFLQGFLENNPLMVAYVNVEDLLGELEQVFHDHPDRKFRVGTGELTDSLALEDVIPYSDQLIPFFNKQENAVLELKTKSANVDSLLKQENPKNVIVSWSLNPPEVIEREEKGTPELHQRLEAARLCQEKGYRVGFHFDPIILFPGWERAYKDLVEELFFTIPKSKIEWISLGSFRYRSRLKQIIKERHETTHLFNSEHVSSKDGKFRYLRSLRNNAYETLSGYIKKHSTDLNIYLCMETKEVWEGVTGKMPRSDKKLDQFFDM from the coding sequence ATGGAACTTTTCAAACCTGACAACATTTACATTGAAGACGGCGCGGAGAATTTTTTGCTCACTCGCGACATCCTTTCACGCTTCCCTCAAATTCCCGTGCACCGGATTAACGACAGCCGTTCGGTCACTGAGGAAATTAAAAAAACCTCCTCTGATATTTTTGGCAAAGGTAAAAAGCAACTGGTGCTGTCCCGCTTCAAGGGTTCTTTCCTGAAAAAATGCCCCGGAATCAGCCCTGGAATGGTGTGCTGCAATTATTATGTGGTCAACCTCATGAAAAACTGCGTTTACGACTGTTCCTATTGTTTCCTGCAAGGGTTCTTGGAAAATAATCCGCTCATGGTGGCCTATGTCAACGTCGAGGATTTGCTCGGCGAACTGGAGCAAGTGTTTCACGATCATCCCGACAGAAAGTTTCGGGTGGGAACGGGTGAGTTGACCGACAGTCTGGCTTTGGAGGATGTCATTCCCTATTCAGACCAACTGATTCCATTTTTCAACAAACAGGAAAATGCGGTCCTGGAACTCAAAACCAAATCCGCCAATGTGGACTCATTGTTAAAACAGGAGAATCCGAAAAACGTCATCGTTTCCTGGTCCCTGAACCCCCCGGAGGTTATTGAGCGCGAGGAAAAGGGCACTCCCGAACTGCATCAACGCCTGGAAGCCGCGCGCTTGTGTCAGGAGAAGGGATACCGGGTGGGGTTTCATTTTGACCCGATCATTCTCTTTCCCGGCTGGGAACGCGCCTACAAAGACCTGGTCGAAGAGCTTTTTTTCACCATCCCGAAATCCAAAATTGAATGGATCAGCCTTGGAAGCTTCAGGTACCGTTCCCGTTTAAAACAGATCATCAAGGAGCGCCATGAAACCACCCACCTGTTTAACAGCGAGCATGTGTCCAGCAAGGATGGAAAATTTCGCTACCTGCGGTCGTTAAGAAATAACGCTTACGAAACCCTGAGCGGATACATAAAAAAACATTCGACGGATCTGAATATTTATTTATGCATGGAAACCAAGGAAGTCTGGGAAGGGGTGACCGGGAAAATGCCGCGCAGCGATAAAAAGCTGGATCAGTTTTTTGATATGTGA
- the dnaN gene encoding DNA polymerase III subunit beta, with amino-acid sequence MEVRIGRDVFLTGVQKVQGIVETKGAMPILSHLLIRTENGGLFIEATDLEIGTQAFYPANIVSQGSVTLNARKLYDILRELPDMEVHMIKEDNDWVTLKCGNSKFRLPGLPTADFPSLPEYSSESLMEFSCLLLKEMIRKTFFAASPDETRQALNGLLLEIENGQANLVGTDGHRLALITRPLLKSTLPKNEKTSYLLPRKALSELLKLMEDEESTFSFSEKGNHLAFIQGKQVIISRKIDGKFPNYRQVIPPDNNLKVTINRDELNHALKRVALLANEKSKMVRFDIQKGTLTLVSDNSDLGTAREEITIAYEGEDVAVGLNAKYVLDVLNVIEDAEIVLNLKDQNHSCLISIENDKDYLSIVMPMRI; translated from the coding sequence ATGGAAGTCAGGATTGGCAGGGATGTATTTTTAACCGGCGTGCAAAAGGTTCAGGGGATTGTTGAAACCAAAGGGGCGATGCCCATCCTCTCGCATCTGCTGATCCGCACCGAAAATGGCGGATTATTTATTGAAGCGACGGATCTCGAAATCGGAACCCAGGCTTTTTACCCTGCCAATATTGTTTCCCAGGGATCGGTTACTCTGAATGCCCGGAAACTGTACGACATTCTCCGGGAACTTCCGGATATGGAAGTTCATATGATCAAGGAGGATAACGACTGGGTGACCTTGAAGTGCGGTAACTCCAAGTTTCGCCTTCCCGGTCTCCCGACGGCGGATTTTCCCTCTCTCCCGGAATACAGTTCGGAAAGTCTGATGGAGTTCAGTTGTCTGCTACTGAAAGAGATGATCCGGAAAACCTTTTTTGCGGCGTCGCCCGATGAAACCCGGCAGGCCCTGAATGGGCTGTTGCTGGAAATAGAAAATGGCCAGGCCAATCTGGTGGGAACGGACGGTCATCGGCTGGCGTTGATCACCCGGCCTCTACTGAAATCGACCCTGCCGAAGAATGAAAAAACAAGTTATCTTTTGCCCAGGAAAGCGCTTTCCGAACTTTTAAAATTAATGGAGGATGAAGAGTCTACATTCTCTTTTTCCGAGAAGGGCAATCATCTGGCGTTTATCCAGGGCAAGCAGGTGATCATTTCCAGAAAAATCGATGGCAAGTTTCCAAATTACCGCCAGGTCATTCCTCCTGACAATAACTTGAAGGTCACAATCAACCGGGATGAACTCAACCATGCGCTCAAGCGGGTTGCTTTATTGGCGAATGAAAAATCAAAAATGGTGCGGTTTGACATTCAGAAGGGAACCTTGACGCTGGTGTCAGACAACTCGGACCTTGGCACCGCCCGGGAAGAAATTACGATTGCCTATGAGGGAGAAGACGTTGCTGTGGGGCTCAATGCAAAATACGTCCTCGATGTTTTGAATGTGATTGAAGATGCGGAAATTGTCCTGAACCTGAAAGATCAGAACCACTCCTGTCTCATCTCCATTGAAAACGATAAAGACTACCTGAGTATCGTGATGCCCATGCGGATTTAA
- the aroF gene encoding 3-deoxy-7-phosphoheptulonate synthase: MIIVMHQEATPEQIEAVEKQITALGYKPHEIVGVERKVIGAIGDERGKERLQMIESMAGVESVFPILKPYKLASRETQPQDSVIDVAGVPVGGKQIAIMAGPCSVESREQICTTARLIKEAGANIMRGGAFKPRTSPYSFQGLEEEGLKLLLEAKKATGLPIVTEVMNPREVDLVAQYADLMQVGARNVQNFSLLKELGKINKPILLKRGMMTTIKEFLMSAEYILAEGNRSVILCERGIRTFETATRNTLDLSCIPVLKQETHLPVIVDPSHGTGYWHLVDSMSRAAIAAGADGLMIEVHPDPVNAFSDGPQSLKPEKFAKLIQTLRPFIELMGRTL, from the coding sequence ATGATCATTGTCATGCACCAGGAGGCGACTCCTGAACAGATTGAAGCCGTCGAAAAACAAATCACGGCTCTGGGGTACAAACCGCATGAGATCGTCGGCGTGGAACGCAAGGTCATCGGCGCCATCGGCGATGAACGCGGCAAAGAGCGGTTGCAAATGATCGAGTCGATGGCAGGGGTGGAGTCCGTCTTTCCCATCCTGAAACCCTACAAGCTGGCCAGCCGCGAAACCCAACCTCAGGATTCCGTCATCGATGTTGCGGGCGTCCCCGTTGGCGGCAAACAGATCGCCATCATGGCCGGCCCCTGCTCGGTGGAAAGCAGGGAACAAATTTGCACCACCGCCCGGCTGATCAAGGAAGCCGGGGCCAATATCATGCGGGGCGGAGCCTTCAAGCCGCGAACCTCGCCTTACAGTTTTCAGGGTCTGGAAGAGGAAGGGTTGAAGCTCTTGCTGGAAGCCAAGAAAGCAACCGGACTGCCCATCGTCACCGAAGTCATGAATCCGAGGGAAGTGGATCTGGTCGCCCAGTATGCAGACCTCATGCAGGTAGGAGCGCGGAATGTGCAGAACTTCTCCCTGTTAAAAGAACTCGGAAAAATTAACAAACCGATTTTGCTGAAACGCGGCATGATGACGACCATCAAGGAATTCTTAATGTCCGCAGAGTATATTCTGGCCGAAGGAAATCGCAGCGTCATCCTCTGTGAACGAGGCATCCGCACCTTCGAAACGGCAACCCGCAACACTCTGGACTTGAGCTGTATCCCCGTCCTCAAACAGGAGACCCATCTTCCCGTCATTGTTGACCCCAGTCACGGTACCGGATACTGGCATCTGGTCGATTCCATGTCCCGGGCCGCCATAGCCGCCGGAGCCGATGGATTGATGATTGAAGTCCATCCCGATCCGGTGAATGCTTTTTCCGACGGCCCCCAATCCCTCAAACCGGAAAAGTTCGCCAAACTGATCCAGACATTAAGACCCTTCATCGAATTGATGGGCCGAACTCTTTGA
- a CDS encoding HD domain-containing protein produces the protein MNDFFQSNRIICGRYQTALQEKFLPAVTSDSFSDSDKKNPQKFYLEFKKRALEVVTEESKKLLDETLKSNNSCLLLLKRTALVDTIVLAAFQTAVWFHNYLTQKNIDAKEVPVAIVARGGYGREEMYFQSDVDLQIVSKSLLEKSALDLAQGVIKQFEYLFVFQDIFRTASNFCHSDATGMEEVLDPEKLSDFFSMMEHRFVTGDAMVYAEFASSIKTASLMHTGEILKYCFKHKVYYDVQNTVFQQEPNVKEELKRLYWALTLVRIRQNLNSLNQFELLNELLRKDILSVIAYKNMQNALNFLSKVRLLLHGIRGGSHRDIISFEVREKIAEAMGFELKAFYKAYFYHAGLPLKRYSRNLFWESMSFDTQKVSDLTENFALNAEDQIIFNKDPDELSAEIPLWIFEVFAWVAEKNYHLSYPIIRSIEDYLSQTAPSFLISDGNKKAEIQTYFQRIIAGNHFAKALRLLHEFGLLSDYYIPDFKNICGQLQDIYVHKFPTDMHILAALDALNLLEVRVEADEFLINLYHSLKDKTALKLAVVLHDIGKGAKKEHEIEEVVGARMIPGILENLGYAADSKQVKDVAFLVEKHLTMYDLMLLDPEEDDTFEMVWDLVTHDRERLKMLVLLTYADRAGTKMKMSSSQIEQLKMFYQFTLHHKKHEDVPEAVKLDFLQMVRLPKDLRSQLETYNGFLKSKGKFKAEFTFQPGQASDLVVCAKDQKEFLCHISTVLAFNQLSIVEANIQTMKDNAFDVFKVVTSSGNPIDHAEFFLIQKRVLEDLRRIFVDREPIASVFKDRGGVIRQKKHPFKDVKLKVKIIGRTVTVSSHDLIGVIMMETRVFAQLNMEIQRAIVHTYQGTASNTFYMRPQDVEQIVQEKDHFIGMLKRALLPLIESESVLSEEPI, from the coding sequence ATGAATGATTTTTTTCAGTCCAATAGAATTATTTGTGGCCGCTACCAAACCGCGTTGCAGGAAAAATTCCTGCCCGCCGTCACTTCGGATTCCTTTTCCGATTCTGACAAAAAAAACCCGCAAAAATTTTATCTGGAATTCAAAAAAAGAGCTCTGGAAGTCGTGACTGAAGAGTCCAAAAAACTTCTAGACGAAACTCTGAAGTCAAACAATTCTTGTTTGTTGTTATTAAAACGAACGGCTCTCGTTGATACCATCGTGCTGGCCGCTTTCCAAACCGCCGTCTGGTTCCACAACTATCTGACGCAAAAAAATATCGACGCTAAAGAGGTTCCTGTTGCCATTGTCGCCAGGGGAGGATATGGCCGGGAGGAAATGTACTTTCAATCTGACGTTGATTTGCAGATCGTTTCAAAATCTTTGTTAGAAAAAAGCGCTTTGGACCTTGCCCAAGGAGTCATCAAGCAATTTGAATACCTGTTCGTTTTTCAGGACATCTTTCGTACCGCCAGCAATTTTTGCCATTCGGATGCGACAGGAATGGAGGAGGTGCTGGACCCTGAAAAACTTTCCGACTTCTTCTCCATGATGGAACACCGGTTTGTTACGGGCGACGCGATGGTATACGCCGAATTCGCAAGCTCCATTAAAACCGCCAGCCTGATGCACACGGGTGAAATCTTAAAATACTGCTTCAAACACAAGGTCTATTACGATGTTCAGAACACCGTTTTCCAGCAGGAACCCAACGTCAAGGAAGAGCTCAAGCGTCTTTACTGGGCATTGACCCTGGTCCGGATTCGCCAGAATTTGAACTCGTTAAACCAGTTCGAACTTTTGAATGAACTGTTGCGCAAGGACATCTTGAGCGTCATCGCCTATAAAAATATGCAAAACGCTCTCAACTTCCTGTCCAAAGTGCGTTTGCTTTTGCATGGAATCCGGGGAGGCTCGCACCGCGATATTATTAGTTTCGAAGTCCGGGAGAAGATCGCAGAGGCCATGGGCTTCGAACTCAAGGCGTTTTATAAGGCCTATTTCTATCATGCAGGCCTTCCCTTGAAACGCTACAGCCGCAATCTGTTCTGGGAAAGCATGTCGTTTGACACGCAGAAGGTCAGCGACTTGACCGAAAATTTTGCTCTCAATGCGGAAGACCAGATCATTTTCAATAAAGACCCGGATGAATTATCCGCCGAAATCCCGCTGTGGATTTTTGAGGTTTTTGCCTGGGTAGCGGAAAAGAACTATCATCTTTCCTATCCCATCATCCGCTCCATCGAAGATTACCTGAGTCAAACGGCCCCTTCCTTTCTGATTTCGGATGGTAACAAGAAAGCCGAGATACAAACCTACTTCCAAAGAATCATCGCCGGGAATCACTTCGCCAAGGCGTTGCGCTTATTGCATGAATTCGGGCTCTTGAGCGACTATTATATTCCCGACTTTAAAAATATCTGTGGTCAACTTCAGGACATCTACGTTCATAAGTTTCCGACCGACATGCACATCTTGGCGGCTCTCGATGCTCTCAATTTGCTGGAAGTTCGGGTGGAAGCCGATGAATTTCTCATCAATCTCTACCATTCCTTGAAAGACAAGACGGCGTTAAAACTTGCCGTGGTTTTACACGATATCGGTAAAGGCGCAAAGAAAGAGCACGAAATTGAGGAAGTCGTGGGAGCCCGTATGATCCCAGGCATTCTTGAGAATCTGGGATATGCCGCTGACTCCAAACAAGTGAAAGATGTGGCTTTTCTGGTTGAAAAACATTTGACCATGTACGATTTGATGCTTCTCGACCCGGAAGAAGACGATACCTTCGAGATGGTCTGGGATCTGGTGACCCACGACAGAGAACGATTGAAAATGCTGGTCCTGCTCACCTATGCAGACCGGGCCGGCACAAAAATGAAGATGTCCTCTTCCCAGATCGAGCAACTGAAAATGTTTTATCAGTTCACCCTGCATCATAAGAAACACGAGGATGTTCCTGAAGCCGTCAAACTGGATTTTTTGCAAATGGTCCGCCTTCCCAAGGACCTCAGATCACAATTGGAAACTTATAATGGCTTTTTGAAGTCAAAAGGGAAATTCAAAGCTGAATTTACTTTTCAACCTGGCCAGGCTTCGGATCTGGTCGTATGCGCCAAAGACCAGAAAGAGTTTTTATGCCATATATCAACCGTACTGGCGTTCAATCAGCTGAGCATCGTTGAAGCCAATATCCAGACCATGAAAGACAATGCATTCGATGTCTTCAAAGTGGTCACGTCTTCTGGAAACCCCATCGATCATGCTGAGTTTTTTCTCATTCAGAAACGGGTTCTGGAAGATTTACGGCGTATCTTCGTGGATAGAGAACCCATCGCTTCCGTATTTAAGGATCGGGGCGGGGTCATACGGCAGAAAAAACATCCCTTCAAGGACGTAAAACTCAAGGTGAAAATCATTGGCAGGACGGTCACGGTGTCCAGCCATGACCTCATTGGAGTCATTATGATGGAAACCCGAGTGTTCGCCCAGCTCAATATGGAAATTCAAAGAGCGATCGTACACACCTACCAGGGAACGGCGTCAAACACCTTCTACATGCGTCCACAGGATGTTGAACAGATCGTGCAAGAAAAAGATCACTTTATAGGGATGCTCAAAAGGGCGCTTCTACCGTTGATTGAATCAGAATCCGTTTTAAGCGAAGAACCGATCTAA
- a CDS encoding tetratricopeptide repeat protein, whose translation MRPSLVLTINLFLALLITASPIGAATVDELYQKAIRLDKEGFLDEAAQTWVQLLKSNPEKPLQTFATLKLSSTYLKLTEPYKAVETLKKLTLSQPGHFDAQFHLGNALAKIKNYPEAIEAFKKTIELRPNEGLGNVGLALAHFGNRQPDAAIQQLQEAKKIFKNKKNISWYRDARIMVEQIKGFAKYPPSFSDLWLANNLELVRNTYEKAVFNLDDLKK comes from the coding sequence ATGCGTCCTTCACTCGTTCTAACAATAAACCTGTTTTTAGCTCTTCTTATAACCGCTTCCCCGATTGGGGCGGCGACCGTTGATGAACTGTATCAAAAAGCCATCCGGTTGGACAAAGAGGGGTTCTTGGATGAAGCCGCACAAACCTGGGTACAGCTTCTTAAATCCAATCCAGAAAAGCCATTACAGACATTTGCCACACTGAAGCTTTCCAGCACTTATTTAAAATTAACGGAACCTTATAAAGCCGTGGAAACGCTCAAAAAACTCACCCTCTCCCAACCGGGTCACTTCGATGCTCAATTCCATCTGGGAAATGCCCTGGCAAAAATAAAAAATTACCCTGAAGCGATTGAGGCCTTTAAAAAAACCATCGAACTGAGGCCGAACGAAGGTTTGGGAAATGTCGGGCTGGCCCTGGCCCATTTTGGCAATAGACAACCAGACGCCGCCATCCAACAATTGCAGGAGGCCAAAAAAATCTTTAAAAATAAAAAAAACATCTCGTGGTATCGCGATGCGAGAATTATGGTTGAGCAGATTAAAGGGTTCGCCAAATACCCGCCCAGTTTTTCCGACCTGTGGCTGGCAAACAACCTGGAGCTGGTCCGCAATACCTATGAAAAAGCCGTCTTCAATCTGGACGACCTTAAAAAATAA
- a CDS encoding arginine deiminase-related protein, whose translation MTQSFLMCSPDYFGVHYSINPWMTDKIGKVDPRRATRQWEDFFSTLARFAEIKLIQPQTHVPDLVFTANAGLLLKNKFIPSRFRHSERRGEEPFFRDWFQSHGYQVVEWPGSVVFEGAGDVLPQPGKNLLWAANGFRTDLEAHGILASELQIQIVSLQLVNPSFYHLDTCFCPLQDGKVMYYEKAFDTQSLKLIEEHTTPENRIPVSDDDAGHFACNAVLVGNNIVLNHAGEDLENQLTNAGYTVFITPVTEFMKAGGANKCLTLELDSGPEKKQKIEEMHAMPLAVESKG comes from the coding sequence ATGACTCAGAGTTTTTTAATGTGTTCTCCAGATTATTTCGGGGTCCATTACTCGATCAATCCCTGGATGACTGACAAAATTGGCAAAGTTGACCCCCGTCGGGCCACCCGACAATGGGAAGATTTTTTCTCCACTCTGGCCCGGTTTGCAGAAATCAAACTCATCCAACCCCAAACACATGTCCCCGATCTGGTTTTTACCGCCAACGCCGGACTGCTTCTGAAAAATAAGTTTATTCCCAGCCGTTTTCGACACAGTGAAAGACGCGGAGAGGAACCTTTTTTCCGCGACTGGTTTCAATCTCACGGTTATCAAGTCGTCGAATGGCCCGGCTCGGTTGTTTTCGAGGGCGCCGGAGATGTCCTGCCGCAACCGGGGAAAAACCTATTGTGGGCGGCAAATGGATTCCGAACCGATCTCGAAGCCCATGGCATTCTCGCCAGTGAACTACAGATACAGATCGTCTCTCTGCAACTGGTGAATCCCAGCTTTTATCATTTGGACACCTGCTTCTGCCCATTGCAGGATGGCAAGGTCATGTATTACGAGAAAGCCTTTGACACTCAATCGCTAAAGTTGATTGAAGAGCACACGACCCCGGAAAACAGAATCCCGGTATCTGACGACGACGCCGGGCATTTCGCCTGCAATGCTGTTTTGGTGGGAAACAATATCGTCCTCAACCACGCTGGCGAGGATCTGGAAAATCAACTCACAAACGCCGGCTACACGGTTTTTATCACGCCGGTGACAGAGTTCATGAAAGCTGGAGGCGCAAACAAATGCCTGACTTTAGAACTCGATTCAGGCCCAGAGAAAAAACAGAAGATTGAAGAAATGCATGCAATGCCGCTGGCTGTAGAGTCCAAAGGATAG
- the orn gene encoding oligoribonuclease, translating into MSKQSPNNLVWMDLEMTGLDPDKELIIEIATLVTDSDLNILEEGPCLAIKQSNAILSRMDAWNTTTHGASGLTTKVMKSAISNADAEKLTLDFIRQYCPPQVAPLCGNSIGQDRRFLIKYMPELHDYFHYRSIDVTSIKEVIKRWFPKGPKFPKKSSVHSADIDVKESLEELIFYRKHYFSLNEEAVLTNAKDS; encoded by the coding sequence ATGAGCAAACAATCACCAAACAACCTGGTTTGGATGGACCTGGAAATGACCGGTCTGGACCCTGATAAAGAATTAATTATTGAAATCGCTACCCTGGTAACAGACAGCGATTTGAATATCCTGGAAGAAGGCCCCTGTCTGGCCATTAAGCAGAGCAACGCGATTCTTTCCCGCATGGATGCCTGGAACACCACAACCCATGGCGCGTCCGGGTTGACGACCAAAGTGATGAAATCCGCAATCTCCAATGCGGACGCGGAAAAGCTCACGCTTGATTTCATCAGGCAATACTGTCCTCCGCAAGTTGCGCCCCTGTGCGGCAATTCCATCGGCCAGGACCGACGATTTCTGATCAAATACATGCCGGAGCTTCACGATTATTTCCACTACCGCAGCATCGATGTCACCTCCATCAAAGAGGTGATCAAGCGCTGGTTTCCCAAGGGACCCAAATTTCCAAAGAAAAGTTCGGTGCATTCCGCCGATATTGATGTCAAAGAGTCCCTGGAGGAGTTGATTTTTTACCGCAAGCATTATTTTTCCCTGAACGAAGAAGCCGTCCTCACCAACGCTAAAGATTCCTGA
- a CDS encoding phosphoribosylaminoimidazolesuccinocarboxamide synthase: MKRQEKLYEGKAKIIYATDDPGLVIQYFKDDATAFDGIKKGTIVDKGVINNHVSTRIFKYLEDNGVKTHFVELLSDREMLVKKLQIIPVEVVFRNVAAGSLCKRLGIEEGKPLDPPTQEFFYKSDPLHDPMINESHIKTFQWATEAEVEFLKSAGSKVNQLLVEFFKARGIRLVDFKLEFGRNQGEVLLGDEISPDGCRLWDWETGEKMDKDRFRFSLGSVEEKYQEVYKLVCGEKA; this comes from the coding sequence ATGAAACGACAAGAAAAATTATACGAAGGCAAAGCCAAAATCATATACGCCACCGATGATCCCGGCCTGGTGATCCAGTATTTCAAGGATGACGCCACTGCCTTTGACGGCATTAAAAAAGGCACCATCGTCGATAAAGGCGTTATCAACAATCATGTGTCCACCAGAATCTTTAAATATCTGGAAGACAACGGGGTTAAGACGCATTTTGTCGAGTTGTTGAGCGATCGCGAGATGCTGGTGAAAAAACTGCAGATCATTCCGGTGGAAGTGGTTTTTCGCAACGTGGCGGCGGGCAGTCTGTGCAAGCGGCTGGGGATTGAAGAAGGAAAACCTCTCGATCCACCCACCCAGGAATTTTTTTACAAGAGCGATCCTTTGCACGACCCGATGATCAACGAATCGCACATCAAGACCTTCCAATGGGCGACAGAGGCAGAGGTTGAATTTCTAAAATCCGCCGGGTCCAAAGTTAACCAGTTACTGGTCGAGTTTTTTAAAGCGCGGGGTATCCGGCTGGTGGACTTCAAACTGGAGTTCGGCAGGAATCAGGGAGAAGTGTTGCTGGGTGATGAAATCAGTCCCGACGGTTGCCGCCTGTGGGACTGGGAAACCGGAGAAAAGATGGACAAGGACCGTTTCCGCTTCAGCCTCGGCAGTGTCGAGGAAAAGTATCAGGAGGTTTACAAGCTGGTGTGCGGGGAGAAGGCGTGA